Proteins from a single region of Candidatus Kryptoniota bacterium:
- the thrB gene encoding homoserine kinase has protein sequence MSMKIKDDSAQTSVVKSPSRRYILVKEFNLKVVVPASTSNLGPGFDTLGLAVNRYMVIESDPADSLHIEVSGEGSAGIPKDENNLVVVAMKKILGEVPRLSIRIDNGIPECGGFGASGAAIIGGLLLANEMSGKKFADTDIYNLAIELEGHPDNVSAALYGGMIVNARNGDGKYSHIKIDIGEKLKFAVLLPDNKIETETARKLLPSSITLKEAVTNVQHSSLLVAAISTGNYELIRYAVRDEIHEKHRKKLIPHFELFNKVALEGGALAFTISGAGSACIAFCTDHCEGVVDAFAGMIRGMNLNWRAEMMEPVNKGAEVASGKFKTVGLGGGK, from the coding sequence ATGTCCATGAAAATCAAGGATGACTCAGCACAAACTTCCGTTGTAAAATCTCCATCGCGCAGATATATTTTAGTAAAGGAGTTTAATCTGAAAGTTGTAGTTCCGGCGTCAACTTCCAACCTCGGGCCCGGGTTCGACACGCTCGGTCTTGCCGTGAATCGATACATGGTCATAGAATCGGATCCGGCGGATTCTCTTCATATCGAAGTATCCGGCGAAGGGTCGGCGGGGATCCCAAAAGACGAGAATAATCTTGTCGTCGTCGCCATGAAGAAGATTCTAGGCGAGGTGCCGCGTTTGAGTATAAGGATCGATAACGGAATCCCGGAATGTGGCGGATTCGGCGCGAGCGGCGCCGCAATCATTGGTGGCCTCCTGCTGGCAAACGAAATGTCGGGAAAGAAGTTCGCCGACACTGATATTTATAATCTCGCGATAGAGCTCGAGGGTCATCCCGACAATGTCAGCGCGGCGCTGTACGGAGGAATGATCGTGAATGCCCGGAATGGCGATGGCAAATATTCTCACATAAAAATCGACATCGGCGAGAAACTGAAGTTTGCGGTGCTCCTCCCGGACAACAAGATCGAAACTGAAACAGCAAGGAAGCTCCTTCCCTCCAGCATAACCCTGAAGGAGGCAGTTACGAATGTCCAGCACAGTTCACTCCTGGTCGCTGCGATTTCTACGGGCAACTACGAATTGATCAGATACGCCGTAAGAGATGAGATTCATGAAAAGCACAGGAAGAAATTGATACCGCATTTTGAGCTCTTCAATAAGGTGGCACTTGAGGGCGGAGCCCTCGCCTTCACAATCAGCGGAGCAGGGTCGGCCTGTATCGCGTTCTGCACGGACCACTGCGAAGGGGTTGTAGATGCGTTCGCCGGAATGATCCGCGGCATGAACCTGAACTGGCGCGCCGAAATGATGGAGCCGGTGAATAAGGGAGCTGAGGTCGCCTCGGGCAAATTCAAAACGGTGGGTCTGGGCGGCGGGAAATAA
- the der gene encoding ribosome biogenesis GTPase Der: MSTIAIVGRPNVGKSTLFNRIIGGRHAIVDDKPGVTRDRIYGSFDWRGKTYTLIDTGGFVPDSKNVFEKAIREQAQYAVDEADAIILVVDGSAGPHPIDKELANILRKKSKKVVLVVNKIDDLKHEKSVAQFSELGFSNMMGVSAQLGRNVGDFLDETVKTIPDSTTEIDTEGAKRIAIIGKPNVGKSSLVNLLLGENRSIVTDVPGTTRDSVDTALKFNGEELILVDTAGLRKKSKIKESVEFFSTLRTFQAVERCDVAIVLFDASVGVEKQDLQIVDYTIEQGKPVIIGVNKWDLVDKKGVTTSEYEEEIKKRLRILDFVPVLFISVTKNLRVQKLLSNAVRLIRSAKVKLKTSELNDYLLPLIERTPPFSKTGKEIRIKYITQVDSKLPTFAMFTNLPEEISITYRRFLENRIREKFGFQGVPIRLVFKQK, encoded by the coding sequence ATGTCGACGATCGCGATAGTCGGGAGGCCCAATGTCGGTAAATCGACACTTTTCAATCGCATCATAGGCGGGCGACACGCTATCGTTGACGACAAACCGGGCGTCACACGCGACAGGATATACGGGTCATTCGACTGGCGGGGAAAGACCTATACTCTCATCGATACAGGCGGGTTCGTGCCGGACTCGAAGAACGTTTTTGAGAAAGCTATCAGGGAACAGGCGCAATACGCCGTTGATGAGGCGGACGCGATCATTCTTGTGGTCGACGGCTCGGCAGGCCCGCATCCAATCGACAAAGAGCTCGCAAATATCCTTCGAAAAAAAAGCAAGAAGGTCGTCCTGGTTGTAAACAAGATCGACGACTTGAAACACGAAAAAAGTGTAGCCCAGTTCTCGGAGCTCGGTTTCAGCAACATGATGGGGGTCTCGGCCCAGCTGGGAAGAAACGTCGGCGATTTTCTCGACGAGACGGTGAAGACAATTCCGGACAGCACGACAGAGATCGACACAGAAGGGGCCAAGAGAATTGCGATCATAGGAAAACCTAATGTCGGCAAGTCCTCCCTGGTTAATCTCCTCCTTGGAGAAAACCGTTCGATCGTAACAGACGTTCCAGGCACGACGCGGGACTCGGTCGACACGGCTCTGAAGTTCAACGGTGAGGAGTTGATCCTGGTCGATACCGCCGGCCTCCGAAAGAAAAGCAAGATCAAGGAATCTGTCGAGTTCTTCAGCACTCTGCGGACATTTCAGGCGGTCGAGCGCTGCGACGTGGCGATCGTTTTGTTCGACGCATCGGTCGGAGTCGAGAAACAAGACCTGCAGATCGTAGACTATACGATCGAGCAGGGAAAACCCGTCATAATCGGAGTGAACAAGTGGGACCTCGTCGACAAGAAGGGCGTTACAACATCCGAATATGAGGAAGAGATAAAAAAGAGATTGAGGATTCTCGATTTCGTACCGGTCTTATTCATATCGGTAACAAAGAACCTGCGTGTTCAGAAGCTGCTCTCGAACGCGGTCCGGCTTATTCGCTCTGCGAAAGTCAAATTGAAAACAAGTGAGTTAAACGACTATCTTCTTCCTCTCATTGAACGGACCCCGCCGTTTTCAAAAACAGGGAAGGAAATCAGGATAAAGTACATTACTCAGGTTGATAGCAAGCTGCCGACTTTTGCGATGTTTACAAATCTTCCCGAGGAAATCTCGATAACATATCGTCGGTTCCTCGAGAACAGGATTCGAGAGAAATTCGGGTTCCAGGGTGTCCCTATTAGACTTGTCTTTAAGCAGAAGTAG
- a CDS encoding ABC transporter ATP-binding protein gives MLKLESLTKKFGSFVAVEDLSLTVEAGDIYGFLGPNGAGKTTTIKMIATLLKPSSGRVMINGVEAHAHPEDAKKHLSYVPDQPFLYDKLSGGEFLLFVAKMYRMTKEEAARGISEVSEIFEVTPWLNKRIEDYSQGMRQRLVLASALMHRPKLIVIDEPMVGLDPRGAETFKNQVRLAAANGTAVFLTTHQLSLARDVCTKIAVIRTSRLVFEGGMDEFAGDGVDRLEKRYLELTS, from the coding sequence ATGCTGAAGCTGGAGTCGCTCACCAAGAAATTCGGCTCATTCGTCGCGGTGGAAGATTTGTCGTTGACTGTCGAGGCCGGAGACATTTATGGTTTCCTCGGTCCCAACGGAGCCGGGAAGACAACCACAATAAAAATGATTGCCACGCTCCTCAAGCCGAGTTCCGGTAGAGTCATGATAAACGGCGTAGAGGCGCACGCACATCCGGAGGACGCAAAGAAACATCTTTCCTATGTCCCTGATCAGCCGTTTCTGTATGACAAGCTGAGCGGAGGGGAGTTTCTCCTGTTTGTCGCAAAGATGTATAGGATGACGAAGGAGGAGGCGGCGAGGGGAATATCCGAGGTGTCCGAGATATTTGAAGTAACTCCATGGCTGAACAAGCGTATCGAAGACTACTCACAGGGAATGAGGCAACGGCTTGTCCTTGCCTCCGCACTCATGCACAGGCCGAAACTGATCGTCATCGATGAACCGATGGTCGGGCTCGATCCGCGCGGCGCAGAAACGTTCAAAAACCAGGTTAGACTTGCGGCCGCCAATGGCACCGCAGTGTTTCTGACCACCCATCAGCTTTCACTTGCGAGAGACGTCTGCACAAAGATCGCGGTCATCAGGACGAGCCGACTTGTCTTCGAGGGCGGGATGGACGAGTTCGCGGGCGACGGAGTGGATCGACTCGAGAAGAGATATTTGGAACTGACGTCGTGA